A window from Littorina saxatilis isolate snail1 linkage group LG9, US_GU_Lsax_2.0, whole genome shotgun sequence encodes these proteins:
- the LOC138976220 gene encoding uncharacterized protein — protein sequence MASSSSTVTPTEEVLWKIVRAATALKSAVDHWQQCQRRSASLRRHIRQCSIITTVLHKASSCTTTLGAAAKVAGGVTTAVGVVSRVPSLTAVGCRLWKAGCAAKLAGLGGKILAEVWEKGFKETLTSYLSHLGGFLQSMTLFRSVLEEVEVLMPAEFMTGRFMPLLLLVCPEELFPYASHVVKLFVSPQHYSALYDFSTMALSSFSCSVSLPLNVLHELESYHVFTILGSLPQPLQVAVSVLHVGKELVDLASNLNSLQAQDFHTVRKVLQKLRTLSASLSNSVRELPVPRLRGAVGASASVGVNPQPLNEPMPNRI from the coding sequence ATGGCGTCATCATCCTCAACGGTGACGCCCACTGAGGAGGTTCTGTGGAAGATTGTACGAGCGGCCACAGCCTTGAAATCAGCCGTAGACCACTGGCAACAATGTCAGCGAAGATCCGCCTCCCTGAGAAGACACATTCGTCAGTGCTCAATCATCACCACGGTGCTTCACAAGGCATCGTCGTGCACCACAACGCTGGGTGCCGCAGCCAAGGTGGCGGGAGGGGTGACAACTGCGGTGGGAGTGGTGTCTAGGGTTCCCTCCCTTACAGCCGTGGGATGTCGCCTGTGGAAGGCGGGCTGTGCGGCCAAGCTAGCTGGTCTGGGTGGGAAGATACTGGCGGAGGTTTGGGAGAAGGGTTTCAAGGAGACGCTGACTTCCTACCTCTCCCACCTGGGCGGCTTCCTCCAAAGCATGACGCTGTTTCGATCCGTTCTGGAGGAGGTTGAGGTCCTTATgcctgcagagtttatgacaggGCGCTTCATGCCTCTCCTGTTACTGGTGTGCCCGGAGGAACTCTTCCCCTACGCTTCGCACGTGGTAAAGCTTTTTGTTTCACCTCAGCACTACTCAGCGCTGTACGACTTCTCCACAATGGCTCTCAGCTCCTTCAGCTGTTCCGTGTCCCTCCCGCTGAACGTCCTGCACGAGCTGGAGTCCTACCATGTCTTCACCATCCTTGGCTCCTTGCCGCAGCCTCTGCAGGTGGCCGTCAGCGTACTGCATGTGGGGAAGGAGCTGGTAGACTTGGCCAGCAACCTGAACAGTCTTCAGGCCCAGGATTTCCACACTGTGAGGAAAGTGTTGCAGAAGTTGAGAACTCTGTCTGCTTCACTTTCAAATAGCGTCAGAGAATTGCCTGTGCCGAGACTGAGAGGCGCTGTGGGTGCCTCTGCCAGTGTCGGTGTCAACCCTCAACCTCTGAATGAGCCAATGCCAAACAGAATCTGA
- the LOC138976221 gene encoding transmembrane protein 17B-like encodes MDATFRRTMHSVTDVLFPVSKNARDPQQHQMLKTGNEYVTNLPLQMLIYFNVFFSPLWFIASIVMLEAKFSYLTQLYQIVLVSVYIVYTLIELVRLYLGFVGNLMERVPELAGFWLLTMILQFPLILLLLLNDDALLLPLERAVHIIKALFVVSEVIVGYFAIRVMVNYQVTKYHLQQFTDLEHVDEDSYYPESRYTS; translated from the exons ATGGACGCTACATTTAGAAGAACGATGCATTCAGTTACGGATGTGCTGTTTCCTGTCAGCAAAAATGCCAGAGACCCACAACAACACCAAATGTTAAAGACAG GGAATGAGTATGTGACAAACCTACCACTGCAGATGTTGATTTACTTCAATGTTTTCTTCTCTCCCTTGTGGTTCATTGCCAGTATTGTCATGCTGGAGGCTAAG TTCTCCTACCTGACACAGCTATATCAGATTGTGCTGGTTTCCGTCTACATCGTCTACACACTGATAGAGCTCGTCAGACTTTATCTCGGCTTTGTGGGAAATCTCATGGAGAGG GTACCGGAGCTAGCAGGTTTCTGGCTTCTGACAATGATTCTGCAGTTCCCCCTGATCCTTCTTTTGCTTCTCAACGACGATGCTTTGCTGCTTCCGCTGGAACGAGCTGTTCACATCATCAAGGCGCTTTTCGTCGTCTCGGAGGTCATCGTAGGATACTTCGCCATCCGAGTGATGGTCAACTACCAGGTGACCAAGTACCACCTGCAGCAGTTTACTGACTTGGAACATGTAGATGAGGATAGTTACTATCCGGAGTCCAGATATACTTCATAG
- the LOC138976223 gene encoding centromere protein M-like isoform X2: MSAEQQLLIAQHVSLQTQETCVLCVGAEGTSKHDLSLAILKIPVKFSLQIRTASSLPLPEENADTRPRIDFICFLINMADRDSIQVVEKSLSLVDIRYFLGRACLLVGGAHSHKRMTDIEQVTALSDSYNLPLVFGDIKVEKERDQLARRILCMVEIAAGFKEGVSPSVIDSTKYIST, translated from the exons ATGTCGGCTGAACAACAACTTCTAATTGCGCAGCATGTGTCCCTACAAACACAAGAAACCTGCGTCCTG TGTGTTGGAGCAGAAGGTACAAGCAAACATGACCTGTCTTTGGCAATACTGAAAATTCCAGTGAAGTTTTCTCTGCAAAT CCGCACTGCCAGCAGTCTGCCTTTACCTGAAGAGAACGCGGACACACGTCCGAGAATCGACTTCATCTGCTTCCTGATCAATATGGCTGACAGAGACAG CATTCAGGTTGTGGAGAAATCGCTTTCACTGGTGGACATCAGATATTTCCTGGGAAGAGCATGCCTCCTTGTTGGTGGAG CTCACAGCCACAAGAGAATGACTGACATTGAACAGGTGACCGCACTGTCCGACTCTTACAATCTCCCCCTGGTGTTTGGTGACATCAAA GTTGAGAAGGAGAGGGATCAGCTCGCTCGCAGAATATTATGTATGGTGGAAATTGCGGCTGGCTTCAAGGAAGGCGTTTCACCTTCTGTCATTGATTCAACCAAATATATTTCTACGTGA